The DNA sequence GGTATTCAGAACCGCTACAACATTCGCGAAATCGTCGAGCAGGCCGGGGTTCCGGTGCTGGTCGATGCCGGCGTGGGCACTGCATCCGATGCGGCGATCGCGATGGAACTGGGCTGCGACGGCGTGTTGATGAACACTGCGATCGCGGCGGCTCGCGATCCGATCCGCATGGCGGGGGCGATGAAGCACGCGATCATCGCCGGGCGCGAGGCCTTTCTGGCTGGGCGCATGGCGCCGCGGCGCCATGCCAGTGCGTCGTCGCCGGAAACCGGCTACTTCTTCACCTGAATCGATGAGCGAGTCGGGCGCCGGTCGGCCCGCCGCCGAGCGGCGGCGGGTGCGCAGCTTCGTGCGCCGGGAGGGCCGGCTGACCGCCGGTCAGGCCCGTGCGCTTGCGACCCTCTGGCCGCGTTTCGGGGTCGAGCCGGGCGACGATCCGCTCGATCTTGCGGCCCTGTTCGGGCGTCGCGCTCCGGTTACGCTGGAAATCGGTTTCGGCAACGGAGAGAGCCTTGCCGAGCAGGCGCAGCGAGCGCCGGAGCAGAATTTCATCGGTATCGAGGTACACCGGCCGGGAATCGGGCATCTTCTGGTCGAGATCGAGCGCCGAGGGCTGGAGAACCTCCGTATTTTCGACCGGGACGCAGTCGAAGTGCTCGAGCGCCGCATTCCCCGCGCGAGCCTGGACGCGGTTCAGGTCTTCTTCCCGGACCCCTGGCACAAGAAGCGGCACCACAAGCGACGGCTGATCCAGCCGCCTTTCGTACACTTGCTTGCTTCTCGCCTGCGCCCCGGTGGGCTGCTGCATATCGCGACCGACTGGGACGATTACGCGGCTCACGTGCAGGCGGTGATGCGCGCTGCGGCCGACTGCTTCCGGCCGGAAGGCCCGCAGCCGCTGCCTGCGCGGCCGGAGCGGCGTCCCGAGACCCGGTTCGAGCGCCGCGGGCGGCGTCTCGGCCACCGGGTCTACGACTTTCTGTTCCGGCGCATCGGCTGATGCCGGCGCAGCGGGACGGAACTGCGCAAGGTCTCAGGTCGAGGCCTTGACCACCAGCACCGGGGAGCGGGCATTGCCGATCACGCGTTCGGAAACGCTGCCCATCAGGAGCCGGGAGAGCCCCGTGCGGCCATGACTTCCCACCACGATCAGATCCGCCTGGCATTGCGCCGCTGCGGCGGTGATCACCTCGTCGGGCCGGCGCCCCTGCTCGTGCCGGGCGTCGATGCGGATGCCCTCGGTCTCGGCCGCTTTGCGCACCCGGTCCAGCGCGGCATCCGCCTCGGCACGCTGTTCCTGCGTGCCATCGGGCGGCGTTACCGTGATCACCGTCAGCGGCAGGCTGCAGCGCCTGGACAGACGCACCGCCGAGTAGGCGGCGGCATCGCCGAGTCGGGAACCGTCGGTGGCGACCAGAATGGCCTGCTCGGGCATCTGCGTGCCGCGCGGCACGACCAGCACGCTGCACGAGGCCAGGCCGATGACCTTGGCGGTCGAGTCGCCGACCATCAGCCGGGCGAGGTCGCTGCGCGCGCGCCGGCCGATTACGATCACGTCGGCATGCTTCTCGTCGGCGACCCGCACCACTTCGTGGTAGGGATCGGCGCCGTGCCGAAGAATCGTCTCGGTGTGTACGCCCTCGGCCCGCGCCTTGCTGGCGAGCGCGTCGATCTGTTTCTGGGCCTCGCTCTCCGCCTGCTGTACGCGATCCGGCACCAGTGCCTCGTATTCCGGGTTCGTCAGCACGACCCGGGTCACCAGGAGTTGGGCGTCGCAGTGCTTGGCCATGTCCACCGCGGCCGTTTCGGCGGCGGCACTGTATTCGGATCCATCGGTGGCCACCACGATTGTCTCAAAGCGGCCGACGGGGGAGAGTTCCTGCATCATCACGCAACTCCTGACACTCCACGGGATGCCACGAGAATACCTGAGCCCCGCCGGATCGGCACCGGTAGCGGGGTCGCGAGGGCGCATGGCGTCCGCCGCTCGCGGCCGTTCGGCCTGGGCTGTCTTTGCTTCACGCGCGCGCAAATGAAATAATTGTCTGTTTCCGCTGCCGCAGTGGGCGCGTTGCCCGAGGCCACCGGGCGCGGTCGCGGGCCTCCCGAACGCCAGGAAACATCATGGAGAATCTTACCCTGACCACGGACATGATCGTGGTGCTTGCGCTGCTTGCGTTCACGATCTTCCTGTTCGTGTCCGAGGTGGTGCGGGTGGACGTGGCCGCGGTGTCGGTGATGGTTTTGCTGGGCCTGCTGAGTCTGGTGCCCGGGCTCGGCGGCTTGACCGACGCCGATCAGCTGTTCGCCGGGTTCGCGTCCAACGCGGTGATCTCGATCATCGCGGTGATGATCATCGGTGCCGGCCTGGACAAGACCGGGGTGATGCACCGGGTCGCGGCGTTCATCATGCGCGTGGGCGGCACGACCGAGCGCCGGATCATTCCGACCGTATCCGGCACCGTGGGCGTGATCTCGAGTTTCATGCAGAACGTCGGTGCAGCCGCCCTGTTCATGCCGGTGATGAGCCGGATTTCCAACCGCCTGGGGATCCCGCTGTCGCGTTTGCTGATGCCGATGGGGTTCGCCGCGATCGTCGGCGGCACGATCACCCTGGTCGGGTCCAGCCCGCTGATTCTGCTGAACGATCTGCTGCCGGATGGCATGGAGCCCTTCCAGTTGTTCGACGTGACGCCGATCGGGCTGGCGCTGCTGGCGTCGGCGATCGTGTACTTCGTGCTGTTCGGGCGCTTCGTGTTGCCGTCGGCGGATACCAAGGGCGGCAGCGGCGAGAGTACGGCCGAGTATTTTCAGCGGGTCTATGGGCTGAACTACCAGATTCGCGAGGCCAACGTGGCCAGCGGCTGCGAGCTGATCGGGTGGACCGTCGCCGAGATCGAGCAGCGGTTCGGTATCGTGATCGTCGGCAGTCACGTGAAGGGCGACCTGCGCATCGGTCCGTGGAGCGGGTACGAACTCGAGGCGGGGCAGGACCTGGCGGTGCTCGGATCTCCGGAAGCGCTCGGCCGATTCCTCGATGCGAACGGAATCCGCCCGCGGCGCGAGATGAAGGTGTTTGCGGATGCGATGGCCCCGGGCAAGTCCGGGGTCGCCGAGGTGGTCATCGCCCCGGGTTCCAGTCTGGTCGGCAAGACCGTGACCGATGTCGCGATGCGCCGCACCTACGGGCTCTCGGTGCTGCGCCTGCAGCGTGGCGAAGAGCCGATCCGGGAAGGCCTGCGCGACGTGCCGCTGCGCGCCACCGACACCCTGGTGGTGCACTGCGACTGGGAGTCGCTGGCGCGCCTGGAGGGCAACCGCGACTTCGTGATCGTGACCAGCGACTACCCCCGGGAGCGGTTGCGCCCGAGCAAGGTGCCGTATGCGCTGTTCTTTCTCGCGGTCGCGCTGGGCATGATTCTGTTCACCGATCTGCCGCTGTCGGTGGCGCTGCTGACCGGCGCGCTGGGCATGATCCTGACCGGCGTGATCGACATGGACGATGCGTATCGCGCAGTGAGCTGGAAGACGGTGTTCCTGCTGGCCAGCCTGATCCCGCTGGGTGCGGCGGTCGAAAACACCGGTACCGCAGCGTGGATCGCGCAGCACACGCTGGATCTGCTCGGGCAGGTCTCGCCCTGGGTGCTGCAGGCGACGATCTTCGCGCTGGCGACGTTCTTCACGCTGGTGATGTCGAATGTCGGGGCGACGGTGCTGCTGGTGCCGCTGTCGATCAATTTCGCGATGGCCGCCCAGGCTGCGGGCATGGATGCCGATCCGCGCGTGTTCGCGCTGACCGTGGCGATCGCGACCTCCAACTCGTTCCTGATTCCGACGCACCAGGTAAACGCGCTGATCATGGGCCCGGGCGGTTACCGTGTGAAGGACTACCTCCGGGCCGGCAGCATCATGACCGTGCTGTTCATGGTCGTGGCGCTGGTGATGCTCAACATCGTTTTCTAGGTATTCTTTGCAACCACTCTATCGAGGAGAGACTCATGTCCCAGAAGCATCCCGTCATCGCCGTCACCGGATCCTCGGGCGCCGGCACCTCCACCGTGAAGCGTTCCTTTGAAAAGATTTTCGAGCGCGAGCACATCCGGCCGGTCGTGATCGAGGGCGACAGCTTCCACCGGTACGACCGCCAGGAGATGAAGGCCGCGATGCAGGCCGCGGAGGCCGACGGCAACCGCCACTTCTCGCATTTCGGTCCGGAGGCGAACCTGTTCGCCCGTATCGAGGAACTGTTCCGCACCTACGGCGAGACCGGCCAGGGGCAGAAGCGCTACTACCTGCACTCCGACGACGAGGCGGCCCATCACAATCAGCGCCTCGGCACCGATCTGGGTCCCGGCCAGTTCACCCCGTGGGAGGAGATCGAGCCGGGCACCGACCTGATGTTCTACGAGGGACTGCACGGGCTGGCGGCTGACGGCGAGGTGGATATTTCCCGCCACGTCGATCTCGGGATCGGCGTGGTGCCGATCGTGAACCTGGAATGGATCCAGAAGATCTTCCGCGACAACGCCGAGCGCGGCTACAGCGCGGAGGCGATCGTCGACACGATCCTGCGCCGGATGCCCGACTACGTGAACTACATCACCCCGCAGTTCTCGCGCACCGACATCAATTTCCAGCGCGTGCCGACGGTGGATACCTCGAACCCGTTCATTGCCCGCGACATTCCCACGCCGGACGAAAGCCTGGTGGTGATCCGGTTCCGGGATCCGAAGAAATTCGGAACCGATTTCCCCTACCTGCTGAACATGGTGCACGACTCGTTCATGTCGCGCCCGAACACGCTGGTCGTGCCCGGCGGCAAGATGGGCCTGGCGATGGAAATCATCCTGGCCCCGATCATCCACGACATCCTAGATCGCCGCGGCTGATCGCACCGAAGCCCCGCCGATGCGGGGCTTTTTTTCGGCGGCGCGTACGCTCGTCTAGGATCCAGGGCCAGCCGTCACCGGAGGTTCCCCTTTGTTCCGATGGTTTCATGACCGGTCGGTCCGGATGCTTGAGCGGGCGCGTGCGCGTGTCGCCGGGCCCGCGTTGATCGTGCATCCTGGTGTCGCCGTGCACGACAACGAGGCGCTGGCCCTGCTGGAGCACCCGACCGGATGATCGAAGCTTCCCCCTTTCGGGTCGCTGCGGCGACCGCGAGCGAACCCGCCGAGTTGGCCCGAACCCTGACCGACGCGCTGGCGTTGCCGGCGCCCGGTGCCCGAGCCCGAATCGGGCTGCTCTATCTGTCGGACTCGATGGCGCGCCACGGGGTCGAGCTGCTGGCGGCGCTGCGCGATGCGACCGCTGTGCAGTCCTGGGTCGGTGCCGCGGGGGTCGCGCTGATCGCTAACCGGCGCGAATACTACGAGAGCCCCACGGCAGTGGCGATGGTAGCGGAGCTGCCGCCGGACGGCGTGCGCGTGATCGGCTCTGGCGTGCAATCCTTGGAGGCTCTGCGCGAGTGTTTGCAAGGGTTTCTGGAACCGGACGAACCCGGCCGCTTGATCCTGCATGCCGACCCGGGGTTTGCAGGCCTCGAGGAACTGCTCGCCCGAATCGACCGGGAGACCGACTGGTTCTGCACGGGCGGCGTGGGGTCAGGGCAGGGCGACGTGGTGCAGTTTGCCGGCGAGGTCGTCAGCGGCGGGATATCCGGGCTGGCGCTGCGCGAATCGGTTCCGCTGGTGGCTCGACACACTCAGGGCTGTACCCCGCTGCCAGGGCGGCACCGGCTGAGCGAGTGCTGGCGCAATATCATCGTGAAACTCGATGATCGCCCGGCACTTCCCGTGTTCCGCGAAGTGATCGGAGACGTGTTGTCGCGGGATTTGCGGCGGGCGCTGGGCTACATCCACATCGGCCTGCCGATCAGCGGTTCGGATACCGGCGACTACCGGGTGCGCAACATCATCGGCATCGATCTCGACCGCGATCTGCTCGCGGTCGGCGAGATGCTCAGCCAGGGCGAGGATATCCTGTTCGTGCGCCGTGACGGGCTTGCGGCCCGCGAGGATCTCGAGCGGATGCTGGCGGAGATACGCGCGCAGGCCGGCGGTGGAATCCGCGG is a window from the Thioalkalivibrio paradoxus ARh 1 genome containing:
- the trmB gene encoding tRNA (guanosine(46)-N7)-methyltransferase TrmB; its protein translation is MSESGAGRPAAERRRVRSFVRREGRLTAGQARALATLWPRFGVEPGDDPLDLAALFGRRAPVTLEIGFGNGESLAEQAQRAPEQNFIGIEVHRPGIGHLLVEIERRGLENLRIFDRDAVEVLERRIPRASLDAVQVFFPDPWHKKRHHKRRLIQPPFVHLLASRLRPGGLLHIATDWDDYAAHVQAVMRAAADCFRPEGPQPLPARPERRPETRFERRGRRLGHRVYDFLFRRIG
- a CDS encoding universal stress protein, which codes for MMQELSPVGRFETIVVATDGSEYSAAAETAAVDMAKHCDAQLLVTRVVLTNPEYEALVPDRVQQAESEAQKQIDALASKARAEGVHTETILRHGADPYHEVVRVADEKHADVIVIGRRARSDLARLMVGDSTAKVIGLASCSVLVVPRGTQMPEQAILVATDGSRLGDAAAYSAVRLSRRCSLPLTVITVTPPDGTQEQRAEADAALDRVRKAAETEGIRIDARHEQGRRPDEVITAAAAQCQADLIVVGSHGRTGLSRLLMGSVSERVIGNARSPVLVVKAST
- a CDS encoding SLC13 family permease, giving the protein MENLTLTTDMIVVLALLAFTIFLFVSEVVRVDVAAVSVMVLLGLLSLVPGLGGLTDADQLFAGFASNAVISIIAVMIIGAGLDKTGVMHRVAAFIMRVGGTTERRIIPTVSGTVGVISSFMQNVGAAALFMPVMSRISNRLGIPLSRLLMPMGFAAIVGGTITLVGSSPLILLNDLLPDGMEPFQLFDVTPIGLALLASAIVYFVLFGRFVLPSADTKGGSGESTAEYFQRVYGLNYQIREANVASGCELIGWTVAEIEQRFGIVIVGSHVKGDLRIGPWSGYELEAGQDLAVLGSPEALGRFLDANGIRPRREMKVFADAMAPGKSGVAEVVIAPGSSLVGKTVTDVAMRRTYGLSVLRLQRGEEPIREGLRDVPLRATDTLVVHCDWESLARLEGNRDFVIVTSDYPRERLRPSKVPYALFFLAVALGMILFTDLPLSVALLTGALGMILTGVIDMDDAYRAVSWKTVFLLASLIPLGAAVENTGTAAWIAQHTLDLLGQVSPWVLQATIFALATFFTLVMSNVGATVLLVPLSINFAMAAQAAGMDADPRVFALTVAIATSNSFLIPTHQVNALIMGPGGYRVKDYLRAGSIMTVLFMVVALVMLNIVF
- a CDS encoding phosphoribulokinase yields the protein MSQKHPVIAVTGSSGAGTSTVKRSFEKIFEREHIRPVVIEGDSFHRYDRQEMKAAMQAAEADGNRHFSHFGPEANLFARIEELFRTYGETGQGQKRYYLHSDDEAAHHNQRLGTDLGPGQFTPWEEIEPGTDLMFYEGLHGLAADGEVDISRHVDLGIGVVPIVNLEWIQKIFRDNAERGYSAEAIVDTILRRMPDYVNYITPQFSRTDINFQRVPTVDTSNPFIARDIPTPDESLVVIRFRDPKKFGTDFPYLLNMVHDSFMSRPNTLVVPGGKMGLAMEIILAPIIHDILDRRG
- a CDS encoding FIST signal transduction protein, which gives rise to MIEASPFRVAAATASEPAELARTLTDALALPAPGARARIGLLYLSDSMARHGVELLAALRDATAVQSWVGAAGVALIANRREYYESPTAVAMVAELPPDGVRVIGSGVQSLEALRECLQGFLEPDEPGRLILHADPGFAGLEELLARIDRETDWFCTGGVGSGQGDVVQFAGEVVSGGISGLALRESVPLVARHTQGCTPLPGRHRLSECWRNIIVKLDDRPALPVFREVIGDVLSRDLRRALGYIHIGLPISGSDTGDYRVRNIIGIDLDRDLLAVGEMLSQGEDILFVRRDGLAAREDLERMLAEIRAQAGGGIRGGLYVSCLGRGRYQFGDEGAELAIVQDALGDVPLVGFFANGEIFANRLYGYTGVLTLFT